In Pseudomonadota bacterium, one DNA window encodes the following:
- a CDS encoding 4Fe-4S binding protein, which translates to TDDCTACGTCIESYECPSLISDESETVHIDPLTCVACGLCIDVCPFGAIVGEK; encoded by the coding sequence TCACGGATGACTGTACTGCCTGTGGCACCTGTATTGAAAGCTATGAATGTCCATCATTGATCAGCGACGAATCCGAGACCGTTCATATCGACCCACTTACCTGCGTCGCCTGTGGTTTATGTATTGATGTCTGTCCCTTTGGCGCCAT